Proteins found in one Miscanthus floridulus cultivar M001 chromosome 4, ASM1932011v1, whole genome shotgun sequence genomic segment:
- the LOC136548273 gene encoding putative leucine-rich repeat receptor-like serine/threonine-protein kinase At3g53590, translated as MATIELIFCLLLRWCVHFLHADAARHHHGGHLRSQIAALLQWKSALRNSSPALDSWQQGTSLCSSNWTGVVCTAMHRGRRAPLAVTEISLPNAGLDGYLGELNFSALPFLTYIDLTYNSLRGEIPLTITSLPELSHLDLSSNWLNGSIPPEFGNMPHLSGLGFFSNNLIGRIPASLGNLTTLGPSLDPKWKSTLRNSSPALDSWQQGDEPVQQQTAAMHRGRRVPLAVTKISLSNAGLDGYLGEINFSAFPFLTHIHLTYNSLRGEIPLAITSLLKLSYLDLGNNWLHGQIPSEAMFRLQKISTR; from the exons ATGGCGACGATAGAGCTAATATTCTGCTTGTTGCTCCGTTGGTGCGTTCACTTCCTGCACGCGGACGCAGCTAGGCACCATCATGGAGGGCATCTCAGGTCCCAGATAGCGGCCCTCCTCCAGTGGAAGTCCGCCCTGCGGAACTCGTCGCCGGCGCTGGACTCGTGGCAGCAGGGGACGAGCCTGTGCAGCAGCAACTGGACGGGCGTGGTGTGCACCGCCATGCACCGTGGCCGCCGTGCGCCCCTTGCAGTGACCGAGATCTCCCTGCCAAACGCCGGCCTCGACGGCTACCTCGGTGAGCTCAACTTCTCGGCGCTCCCGTTCCTCACATACATTGACCTCACCTACAATAGCCTCCGTGGAGAGATCCCGCTGACCATCACCTCCTTACCAGAGCTCTCCCACCTCGATCTCAGCAGCAATTGGCTGAATGGAAGCATACCACCTGAGTTTGGCAACATGCCACACCTTAGCGGGCTGGGATTCTTCTCGAACAACCTCATAGGCCGTATCCCTGCATCCCTTGGGAACCTAACGACACTAGGGCCCAGTTTAGATCCGAAA TGGAAGTCCACCCTGCGGAACTCGTCGCCGGCGCTGGACTCGTGGCAGCAGGGGGACGAGCCCGTGCAGCAGCAAACGGCCGCCATGCACCGTGGACGCCGTGTGCCCCTTGCAGTGACCAAAATCTCCCTTTCAAACGCCGGCCTCGACGGCTACCTTGGTGAGATCAACTTCTCAGCGTTCCCATTCCTCACACACATTCACCTCACCTACAATAGCCTCCGTGGAGAGATCCCGCTAGCCATCACGTCCCTACTTAAGCTCTCCTACCTCGATCTGGGCAACAACTGGCTCCATGGACAAATACCATctgaggccatgtttagattgcaaaaaatttcaactcgatga